Within the Candidatus Kryptoniota bacterium genome, the region CTTTGCGGCGAAAACTTTCCACCTCCTTAAGATGACCGCCGACACGTACAAACCTGAAAATTGCCCGCTATGCAAGGAGAACGTTCCTATTGAGAAGCCTGGCAGCCGAAAGGCCGATGCCGCTTAAGCTCCTCAATCGCCGGGTCATTTATCGCGGAAAGGTGTTCAACACCATTGTCGATGAAGTGGAGTACGACTCGGGGCGGAAAGCCGTCAGGGAAATTGCGGAACACCCGGGCGGCGCTGTGGTCCTTCCGCTTCTGGACGACGGACGAATCGTCTTCGTCCGCCAGAAACGCTATCCATTAAATGAGTTTGTGATCGAACTACCCGCAGGAAAACTCGAACCGGGTGAACCACCGGAGGTCTGTGCTTCGAGAGAACTCGAAGAAGAAACCGGTTACGCAAGTTCCCATCTTGAAAGGCTGACGACGATTTGTACGTCACCCGGATTCTGCACCGAGCGACTTCATATTTTCCTGGCACGAAAGCTCACCGACGGGAAACAAAACCTCGAAGAGGGCGAATCCGACTTAAAGTTAGAGCTGATTTCACCCGATGCTGCGTTCAAGATGGTCAAATCGGGAGAAATTGTCGACGCGAAGACGATTGCGGGACTTTTCTTCCTTAAGGACTTGCTTAAGGGCTGATGCTGACTACATATGAGATTATCCGGAAGAAACGCGACGGCGGGGTTCTTTCGGAAAACGAAATCGCTGAAATAGTCTCGGGCTATACTTCAGGGGAATTGCCGGACTACCAGATGTCCGCTTTCCTGATGTCGGTATTCTTCAAAGGAATGTCCGACGCCGAAATTTTAGCACTCATTCATTCGATGATATCGTCGGGAGTTACGGTTGACCTCTCCGATATTCCGGGATCAAAAGCGGACAAGCATTCAACGGGAGGAGTCGGCGACAAGATTTCGCTGCTACTGGCTCCGATCGCTGCGGCTTGCGGAATAAAAGTCCCGATGGTTTCAGGCAGGGGACTTGGCCATACAGGCGGGACGGTCGATAAGTTGGAATCTATCCCGGGATTCAGGACGGCTCTTTCTACCGCAGAGTACAAAAGAATCCTGAACGATGTCGGACTCGTGATGAGTGCCCAGTCCGACGACATTGTGCCTGCCGACAGGAAAATGTACGCGCTTCGGGACGTGACGGCGACGATCGAATCGATACCACTGATAACGTCGAGCATCATGAGCAAAAAACTCGCGGAAGGAATAGACGCCCTCGTTCTCGATATCAAAGTTGGGAACGGCGCGTTCATGAAGAAGGTGTCTGATGCACGATTGCTCGCCCGTAAAATGGTAAAGATCGGTAAGCTTTATGGCAAAAAGACCGCTGCATATCTTACCGGGATGAACCAGCCGTTGGGTCATGAAGTTGGAAACTGGAATGAAGTTGTGGAATCGATTGATGTCCTGAGCGGAAAATCGAAAGTGAGAGATGTTACCGAATTGACATTGAAATTGACAGGCGAAATGCTTTCTCTTTGCACCGGTGAAAGTTTATCTCGTTCGGTTTCAAAAGCCGGGAAGGCACTTGCGTCTGGTGCAGGATACGAAAAATTTCTTGAGATGGTCCGCGCCCAGGGTGGTGACGTGGCGTTCATTCAAAATCCGGAAAAGTATCCGGCCGCGCGAAGGGTCGTGGACGTCAGCTCGCTCGAATCGGGATACGTCAAAGCGATCGATACCCGAAAAATCGGAATGACAGCCGTAAGACTCGGTGCGGGAAGGATGAAGGCGGGGGAACAAATCGATCCAGCGGCGGGAATTCGCGTCCAGATGAAAATTGGTGACAGGGTTGCTCGCGGCGAGGTTATTGCAATCGCGCGCACGAATCGAGACGTTGTAGAAAACGAGATCATCGAAGAAATCCGATCGGCATATGTCATGTCCGCGAAGAAGACGGTCCAACCACCATTGATCATGGAGAGAATAGCGCCATGATGAAACGACCAACTCCCCGAAACGGAAAAATCTTGCCGGATCCTGAGGATATAGATTCGCCACTCAGACCCTGGGTCACGCTTGACCCGGAATCGTATTTCGGATATAGAGAAATATAGACATTCAGTGCGGTTGAAATATCTCCCCCTCACTTTACTCCTTTCATTCGCGCCACTAATTCTGCGCCCGTCAGTGTCTGATTCTCAGTCTCGAGCGAACAATGGCAAACTTGAGTCCATGGTAAGTTGGACGATTGAGAATACGTACGATTATAAATTTGAAGAGGCAGTCAGAACAACCGACAAGCTGAACGCGGCTTACCCGGACGAGCCGGTGGGATACCTGTACAAGTGCGGAGTAATCTGGAAAATGCTCGAAGAAGACTGCGCGGGTCCGACAGACAGTGCATATTCGGAGATCAAACATCTCATCGATTCTGCGTGCGGTTTATCCAAGACTTATGTCGGGAAGAATCCTTCCGATGTAATGGGTTTGTTCTACTACGCGGGAGGGCTTGTGTACCGGGCGCGATACGGCGCAATTAAGCACGACTGGTTTTCCGTCATGTCGGACGGCGTGAAGAGCAGGAAATTACTTCAGAAGATCTTGGAACTCGACCCGAATTTCTATGATGCGTATTCCGGGATCGGCGCCTTCAACTATTACGCGTCAAACATTCCCTGGTACCTCAAGCCGATCGCTTATGTCCTCGGAGTAAGTGGAAATGGGGCGGAAGGTCTGGCACAACTCAGGAAGGCCGCCGAGTACGGGAAGTACTCAAAGACAGAAGCGGCCGAGTTTCTTGCAACGGTGGTGTATGTCAACGAGGACGACTACTCTGGCGCGAAAGAGATAATGCGGATGCTCCATGACGAATACCCGCTCAACCTCGATTTTACACGGAGCCTGTGCTGGGATCTATACAAACTCCACGACTATGCACCTATAATTGGTTATGCAGATTCTGCCCTCAGCGTATACGCTTCGAACGACGGCTGCCATGGAAGGAACATCGGCTACTTATTGTTTCTTCGCGCGAATGCCCTCTCTGATTTGAATCGAGATTATGCCGAAGCCCTGAATGACTATACGAAGATGATCGGAATTGCCGTACCGAAATTCCTCGTGCGGTGGTCGTACCTCGGAAGAGGAGAGCTGTTTCTGAAATTGAATCGTGTCGCCGACGCGATCTCAGATTTTGAGACAGCGGCGAATATAAATGGCGACAGCTATACGTACGTCCGGGCGAGAACAGCCCTGGACACGCTCAGAAGAAAGTGAGATTCAGACTCATTGTACCTTCTCCTGAGAGTTACGGCTCCCGAAATGCTTGATCACACTCGGCCTTTCTTTTGACGGAACCAATCAACCGGTCCAATTCGTTTTTATTCATACATGTGTATATGAACAACAGGAAACAGTCTATATGAAACTTAATACCGGCGAGAAAGCACCCGACTTCAAACTTCCATCGACTACCCTCAAGGTATTCCATCTATACGAGGAACTGGCGGGAGGTAATATCATTCTCTACTTCTACCCAAAAGATTTTACAATGGGTTGTACGGCGGAGGCTTGTGGGTTTAGAGACGAATTTTCGCACCTTCGGGACGCCGGCGTGCGCGTCGTCGGAGTGAGCACAGATACCATAGAGAGCCACGAGCGATTCAGGAAAGAGCACAACTTGCCCTTCGAACTTCTCTCAGATGCCGGCGGCGCCGTCAGTAAAATGTACGGTGCGTTCAATCCGATATTCAAATTTGCGTCTCGCGTAACGTTCATAATAGGGAAAGACGGAACTCTCCTGAAAATCACGAAGAGTATCCTGCCTCGTCCGCATCTCGATGCTGCCAAGAAACTCGAGGAGAAAGGTGAATGATGCAATTGATTCAGATTCTTATCGCCATTTCAATGTTGACGCTTCCGGCGGAAAATCATTTCATCGTTTCAAACGAACCCCATCTCCAAAATATCAGGCAGCTAACTTTTGGCGGCCAAAACGCCGAGGCATACCTTTCGTGGGACGGGAAAAGGATCGTCTTCCAGGCAACGCGAGATTCATTCAAGTGCGACCAGATCTTCACTATGAATATCGACGGTTCGGATATGAAGCTTATTTCAAATGGCGAAGGAAGGACAACTTGTTCATACTTCCTCCCGGGCGATTCCGAGATTATTTATGCTTCCACATTCCTCGGAGGCAAAGGTTGTCCGCCGCCTCCTGATTATTCTCGGGGTTATATATGGCCGGTTTATTCCTCGTTCGATATTTTCAAGTGTCGTGCTGACGGATCGCGCCTGAGACGCCTCACGTCTGCAGAAGGATATGACGCCGAGGCCACCGTGTCCGATGTTCTAAAGAGAATCGTCTTCACGAGCGTGAGAGACGGTGACCTCGATATCTACTCGATGAATTTCGACGGTTCAGGAATAAAACGACTCACGCACGAACTCGGATACGACGGCGGTCCGTTCTATTCATGGGACGGAACGAAGATCGTGTACCGCGCTTATCATCCCAAGGACAGGTCCGAGGCGGCTGAGTATAAATCGCTTCTCAAGGAAAAGCTCGTAAAGCCCGAGAAGATGGAGCTATTTATAATGAACGCCGATGGATCCCGCAAGAAGCAATTGACGAATTTTGGCAAAGCGTCGTTCGGGCCTTTCTTTTTCCCCGGCGACAAAAAAATAATCTTCTCCTCCAATTATGCCGACCCGGAAGGAAGAAATTTCCAATTGTACATGATCAACGTCGACGGGACCGGTCTTCAAAGCGTCACGTCCGTCGGTACTTACAATTTCTTCCCGATCTTCTCAAGGGACGGAAAGCACCTCGTCTTTTGTTCAAATCGGGGAGCGAAGTCGATTCATGATTTAAATGTCTTCGTGGCCGACTGGGTGAAGTAAGTGTGACTGATCAGCTGGTTGCTGCCGTCGATGACATAATCGAGGGAAGAACAGTCAAAAGGTCTGTGCATCTGCTTATTCATGAGGGAGAGGTTCTGCGGGAGACTTTTGTAGAGAGACTTTCTGTCCACGGATATGCGCGGTGCAAGGTCGCCGACATTGATGTGAAGTGGGGCCAGCGAGTTCCTGCGTTTGTGATTCGAAACGAGACGGCTTATTTTGGTTGGGTGTTCGTGGAAAAATTTACTGAAGCGAAATCAAGAAAACTCTTCGGCAGTCTCATTAAGAACAATAAAGGTGACTGGGCTATTCAGATTTCAGGCAGTAATCCCGAACTCATCTATGCGAATTTATCAAAGAGTTCCGGGATGGAAAGTGATACAACATTCATATTGGAGTGAAAAATGAAAAGGGCGTTAATACTGGTCGTGCTACTGTCAGTCGCGGCACAAGCACAGGTCAATCCGGATAGTATAAAGTCTTATGTGAAATTTCTCTCCTCCGACGAATTGCAGGGAAGACTTACCGGCTCACCGCAGGCGGCTGCTGCTGCGAAATGGATCGCCGGGAAGTTCAAGGCTTACGGGGTCGAGCCGTTGTTTCCGGGCTACTTCCAGTTTTATGATTTCAACGCGAAGGCGGTCCTTGGCAGTCGGAATTCTGTCGCGGCGTCTGTCGACGGGAAGACCTTCTCAGCCGCAATTGACTCCGATTACGTTCCGTACACTTACTCAGACAGCGGATCTGCGAACGGTCCTGTCGTTTTCGCGGGCTACGGAATTTCAGCCAAAGATTCGAACTATGATGATTATGGCAACCTCGATGTAAAGGGGAAGATCGTTGTGGTAATGAAAGGCTCGCCTCGCGAAGACTCGACTAGCGACCGGCTTTACAAATTCAGCGCGGTGAGGATGAAGCTGATGACAGCGAGAAATCTGGGCGCGTCAGCCATCATCGTGGTAAATAGAGAAAGCGACAAGACGCTCGCGAAATTCGAATACGATTTCAGCCCGAGTGCCGGTATTCTCGCAGTCAACATGTCCTATGCTGCCGCAACACGTCTTCTGGAGGTGGGTGGATTTGACCTGGCCGCGTCGCTCTCAAAAATAGAAAAGACAATGTCACCCGATTCAAGGGAAATCAAGAATCTCGAGCTGAACCTGGCAATAGATATTTCGATTCTCAAGACGAAAGCGATAAATGTTGCCGGCATTGTCCGTCCTTCCGGCAGCAGCGACTCCACTTGCTACATACTAGGTGCCCATTACGATCATCTTGGCTGGGGACCTTTTGGATCGATGAAGCCCGATACGATCGCCATTCACCACGGTGCGGATGACAACGCGAGTGGAGTGGCGGGCGTTCTGGAGTTGGCGCGGTACTATGCCTCTCATCGCGAAGCATTGAAGAAGCCGATAGTTTTCGTCTGCTTTTCGGGCGAAGAAGAAGGGCTCTTCGGTTCGGAGTATTTCGCTGGTCACCTTCCGATGCCGAAGAACAACGTCGGGGCAATGCTTAACATGGATATGATCGGCAGGCTGCGAAACAACCGCCTGATTCTTGGAGGCATCGGAACCGCAACTCAATGGGAAAGTTTTGCGAAGCTTAACGACGAGAAGCTCGGTGCGGACTCCCTCAGTCTTTCTCTCGACATGGAGGGATTCGGACCAAGCGATCATGCATCGTTCTATACAAAGTCGATACCGGTACTCTTCTTCTTCACTGATGTTCATTCGGACTACCACAAACCGAGCGATACTTATGACAAGTTGAATTATCCGGGTGAGGTGAAGGTATTGAACTTCGTGAAGGCGGACCTGGACAGTCTCGAATCCGCAACGTGGAGACCTGCGTTCACCGCGGTCGCTGCGCAGCAAAGGCCGACAGAGGGAGCGAGGGCGTATCTCGGTACGATTCCTGACTTCGGAAGTCAGGACGTCGGTTACAAGCTTAGTGGAGTGACCCCCGGCAGTCCTGCCGACAAAGCCGGGCTTCGTGGCGGCGACGTGATCACGAAGATCGGATCAAAAGAGATAAAAAATATCTATGACCTGATGTACGTCTTGCAGGAAATAAAATCGGGCGATAAAATCGTTATCAAGTATCTGCGGAATGGGAACAAAGAGACTGCAGAGGCAACTGTCAGCAGAAGATAGGGGTTATGGTGGAGAGGTGGCCGCGGCTCAATTTTTACAAAACTAAAATTGTCGTCGTGCGGTGAGGGAATTCGAAGCGCGCCGGTTCCACCGTTAATTCATCACCCGGCCGTTGCAGCAAGTCATCCTACTTCAGGTTCTTCGCGAGAACCTTTATCATCGCATCGTGTATTCTTCCGTTTGAGAGCAGGATGTTCTTGTCGTAAATGCTGTATTTCCCGCCGCGAAAGTCAGAGACTCTCCCACCGGCCTCGGTCGAGATGAGCACAGCAGCTGCGGTATCCCACGCGTGAAGGTTTACTTCCCAGAATCCGTCGAGCCTTCCATTGGCTACGTTGCATATGTCCAGTGCTGCCGACCCAAGTCTTCTTATGGCTTGTGAGTAAAGGAGAAATGTGTCGAAGTGCTCGATGCAGTTATATGGATCATCCTTTACGTCGTAAGGAAATCCTGTGGCGAGCATTGCGTGCGGAAGATTATCGGTTTGTGATACGTGGATCCTCTCCCCGTTCAAGAACGCGCCGGATCCTTTTTCAGAAGTAAACATCTCGTCCAGGTTGGGATCATACACCGCGCCTGCGATCACTTCCCCCTTGTGCTCAACCGCAATTGAAACACAGTAAACGGGATATCCATGTGTGAAATTTGTAGTGCCATCAAGCGGATCGACTATCCACTTGTACTCCGAATTTGTTTTACTTCCGCCTCCTTCTTCCGCAAGGACATCATGACCCGGAAAATTCTTCCGGACGAAATCAACTATCATCGCTTCCGACTTCCTGTCTATGTCTGTAACCAGGTTGGTGGACGATCCCTTTTCTTTCACCTCCGAAATTCTTCCCTGGTTCTCCTTTAAGAAGTGACCTGCCTGAACCGCAATTTCCTTAATCTTGTCGATCATTTTTCTAACAATTTATGAAAATTTGACCAAACATCGATTGAATAGAGCAGAATTCGAAATCTCATTGCGTTGTCCACGATTCTCCTGATATTGTTGTTGAGCATTCCGCTGCTTTTTTGCGTAATTTATCAAACGTCGGACAAATCTATTCGAGAACACAGCCATAGTCTTAAGTCGTTCGACAATATTCCGAAGAAAGATTGGAGCTGTCCTGTGGTCATAATGGTTTTTGTTCCACGAAAATAGAGGCGTCGAGATCAAATGGCGAATATACTTGTCATCGAAGATGCCGAAGAATTCGCGGCATTAATCCAGTTCAAGTTGAAGGGTGCCGGCCACAACGTGACGCTGGCAGAGAACGGGAAGCTGGGACTCGAAGCCGCGGAAAAGAATCCGCCTGATCTGATCGTGCTTGATGTGATGATGCCAGTGATGAATGGGCTTGAGACTCTAAGCAGACTTCGGAGCAATCCTGCGCTGAAGTCCATCCCGGTAATCATGCTCACAGCTCAATCGAGCGAACAAGAAATCGTCAGAGGACTCGAGCAGGGAGCGGACGACTACATAACCAAGCCGTTCAGCACAAAAGTGTTCTTAGCGCGGGTCAACGCAATCCTTTCGAGAACCGGCAAATCCTGATCGTTCAGGAATTCTCTCCTTCTTCGTCACCCCGATTGCCATCCGCCGGCTCCCGCCGGGTCAAAATGCATGAGATAATTGGGTGGTGACCCAATTTCAATAAGTAACTGTTCTCCCCTTGCGAAAATGTCCCGCTCCGAAGGAGTCCCTTAGGGAAAGGGATCCCTTCGGGAGAGTCCCGCTAAGGAGGAACAGTCTATTCATGTCTCTACAGATTGGCTATAGCGATTTTTTGTCAACAGAGGACTTAACGGAGCAATTCAAAAAATCGCATAAAGCAGCGGGCGGGACGACCCCGACGTAAGTCGGGACCATTTTCGCGGGGCGTCCTTTTTGCGCCTCCGATAATTTATATGCGGCGCATCCGCTCGACGAGTCCCTACGGGTCTTTCGACCCGAAGGGTCGTAGACGTGCCGTCGACCTCTGGCGGACTTTCTGTCCACTTTTCCCGTACCACAATATCTACGCAATATACGGGATCCCGTAGAGCGGGACTTTTGGACGAGCAAAAGTCCGCCTTGCGGATCCCGCACATTTGTGAATGCAAACGGAGCGGGAAAAGTGGACAAGATAAATTACAGGAGTCCAGAAAGGTGATGTACTTTCCTTTTGCTTGATCAAAAGGAAAGTACCAAAGGAAAAATCAAGGCTATCGGAAAAAATGGCTGGAAATTTCCGCTTAAGTGGGAAACAAATCAAGCCTCCGCCTGACGGCGTCGGCGATTTGTTTGTTAGGCCTCTGTTGGGCAGTACGGGAAATTTCCTAATCGCCATTTTTTCCGAAGGCCGTTTGTGGGGGTATCTGGTCGTAACTCAAAGTGAGGCACTACCGATAATTGATTATAATGTGCGGCAAAAATATATTTGAGTTGTGACAAGGGAGATGACTTAGTTCCGAGCCGGGATGAAGCGGTAGCTTTACTCTTCGAGTATACCAAGACAGATAGTCTTCGGAAACATGCTTTCGCAGTCGAGGCAGCTATGCGCGCCTATGCGATCAAGTTTCATGAAGATCCCGATCTTTACGGATTGGGCGGCTTACTTCATGATTTCGATTATGAAATGTATCCCACTGCCGAGCAGCATCCGTATGTCGGGAACAAAATTCTTACGGAGAAAGGTTATCCCGAAAGTCTCAGAAATGCCATTATGGGTCATGCTCCTTACACGAAGTTCCCGCGAGATACACAGATGGCAAAATGCCTTTTCGCGTGCGACGAGCTCTCCGGATTCATTGTGGCAGTCGCTCTGGTGCGGCCTACAAAATTGGTCGGGCTCGAACCGTCGTCGGTGAAAAAGAAACTGAAGGACAAAGCGTTTGCCCGGAGCGTCAGTCGCGACGACATTCGAAACGGGATTGCGGAACTTGGCATTCCGGAAGATGAGCATATTTCATTCGTCATCAAGGCCCTCCAGGAAAATGCACCAACATTGGGATTAGGATAAATGGCAAAAGTAACGGCGATAGTGAACGATTTGATTTTCATGACGAAGATCAGAAACACGGCCGAATATTTCGGCTTGAGCGTCGGGTTCGCAGGAACGGACCACCAGGTGCAGTTCTACCTGAAAGACTGCGCGCTCGTCCTTATCGATCTCGAAAACGAATTTCTCGACTCACTCGGTTTCGTTGAGGGATTGAAGAAGAATGACTCGACCTCTTCAATCAGAGTCGTTGCCTACCTTTCGCACGTCAACACACCGCTCAAAGCGCAAGCGATCGTTGCCGGGTGCGATGAAGTCCTCTCGAGATTTGAATTCAATTCCAGTATCCGGGAAATTCTGCAATCAGTCTGCTGCTGACAATTTCCCATCTCGCACGCCGACTTATCTCTGGTCGATCTGAGTTGGCGTGAATCTTCGCGAGTTCGAATCCCGGGATAATGAATAGATTGAAAGCATATTCTGCTGTCGAAAACTCGCTGTCCGCCGGCGCTGCTCCTTCTATAAGCCTGGTGATAGCGGTTTATAACAAGCCTGAAGTGCTACGGTGCGCGCTTGCCGCATGTGCCCGACAATCGGTTGAAGGCTTCGAGGTTATCGTGGCGGATGAT harbors:
- a CDS encoding NUDIX hydrolase; its protein translation is MRSLAAERPMPLKLLNRRVIYRGKVFNTIVDEVEYDSGRKAVREIAEHPGGAVVLPLLDDGRIVFVRQKRYPLNEFVIELPAGKLEPGEPPEVCASRELEEETGYASSHLERLTTICTSPGFCTERLHIFLARKLTDGKQNLEEGESDLKLELISPDAAFKMVKSGEIVDAKTIAGLFFLKDLLKG
- a CDS encoding inositol monophosphatase family protein, with protein sequence MIDKIKEIAVQAGHFLKENQGRISEVKEKGSSTNLVTDIDRKSEAMIVDFVRKNFPGHDVLAEEGGGSKTNSEYKWIVDPLDGTTNFTHGYPVYCVSIAVEHKGEVIAGAVYDPNLDEMFTSEKGSGAFLNGERIHVSQTDNLPHAMLATGFPYDVKDDPYNCIEHFDTFLLYSQAIRRLGSAALDICNVANGRLDGFWEVNLHAWDTAAAVLISTEAGGRVSDFRGGKYSIYDKNILLSNGRIHDAMIKVLAKNLK
- a CDS encoding response regulator, with product MANILVIEDAEEFAALIQFKLKGAGHNVTLAENGKLGLEAAEKNPPDLIVLDVMMPVMNGLETLSRLRSNPALKSIPVIMLTAQSSEQEIVRGLEQGADDYITKPFSTKVFLARVNAILSRTGKS
- a CDS encoding M20/M25/M40 family metallo-hydrolase; translated protein: MKRALILVVLLSVAAQAQVNPDSIKSYVKFLSSDELQGRLTGSPQAAAAAKWIAGKFKAYGVEPLFPGYFQFYDFNAKAVLGSRNSVAASVDGKTFSAAIDSDYVPYTYSDSGSANGPVVFAGYGISAKDSNYDDYGNLDVKGKIVVVMKGSPREDSTSDRLYKFSAVRMKLMTARNLGASAIIVVNRESDKTLAKFEYDFSPSAGILAVNMSYAAATRLLEVGGFDLAASLSKIEKTMSPDSREIKNLELNLAIDISILKTKAINVAGIVRPSGSSDSTCYILGAHYDHLGWGPFGSMKPDTIAIHHGADDNASGVAGVLELARYYASHREALKKPIVFVCFSGEEEGLFGSEYFAGHLPMPKNNVGAMLNMDMIGRLRNNRLILGGIGTATQWESFAKLNDEKLGADSLSLSLDMEGFGPSDHASFYTKSIPVLFFFTDVHSDYHKPSDTYDKLNYPGEVKVLNFVKADLDSLESATWRPAFTAVAAQQRPTEGARAYLGTIPDFGSQDVGYKLSGVTPGSPADKAGLRGGDVITKIGSKEIKNIYDLMYVLQEIKSGDKIVIKYLRNGNKETAEATVSRR
- a CDS encoding thymidine phosphorylase gives rise to the protein MLTTYEIIRKKRDGGVLSENEIAEIVSGYTSGELPDYQMSAFLMSVFFKGMSDAEILALIHSMISSGVTVDLSDIPGSKADKHSTGGVGDKISLLLAPIAAACGIKVPMVSGRGLGHTGGTVDKLESIPGFRTALSTAEYKRILNDVGLVMSAQSDDIVPADRKMYALRDVTATIESIPLITSSIMSKKLAEGIDALVLDIKVGNGAFMKKVSDARLLARKMVKIGKLYGKKTAAYLTGMNQPLGHEVGNWNEVVESIDVLSGKSKVRDVTELTLKLTGEMLSLCTGESLSRSVSKAGKALASGAGYEKFLEMVRAQGGDVAFIQNPEKYPAARRVVDVSSLESGYVKAIDTRKIGMTAVRLGAGRMKAGEQIDPAAGIRVQMKIGDRVARGEVIAIARTNRDVVENEIIEEIRSAYVMSAKKTVQPPLIMERIAP
- a CDS encoding peroxiredoxin is translated as MKLNTGEKAPDFKLPSTTLKVFHLYEELAGGNIILYFYPKDFTMGCTAEACGFRDEFSHLRDAGVRVVGVSTDTIESHERFRKEHNLPFELLSDAGGAVSKMYGAFNPIFKFASRVTFIIGKDGTLLKITKSILPRPHLDAAKKLEEKGE
- a CDS encoding HDIG domain-containing metalloprotein, coding for MSCDKGDDLVPSRDEAVALLFEYTKTDSLRKHAFAVEAAMRAYAIKFHEDPDLYGLGGLLHDFDYEMYPTAEQHPYVGNKILTEKGYPESLRNAIMGHAPYTKFPRDTQMAKCLFACDELSGFIVAVALVRPTKLVGLEPSSVKKKLKDKAFARSVSRDDIRNGIAELGIPEDEHISFVIKALQENAPTLGLG